The DNA region AGTTAAAAAGTATAAAAGGATTAGGAGAGGTATCTATAACATATTTAAAATTTTTAGGTGATATGTATAGATATTATTATGAAGAAAATATATTAAAAGAAAGAGAAAATAATCCCATAAGTATAAAAACTAAAAATCAGTTAATAAATTATTTGAGAATAGATATTGGTATTTCTAAAATAGAAGAGTTTAAAGTTTTATTTCTTAATTCAAATAATGAAGTTTTAGGAATAGAAACTTTATTTCAAGGAACTATTGATAAAAGTGCTGTCTATCCAAGAAAAATTTTAGAAAGAGTATTATATTATAATGCACGTTCAATAGTATTTTCTCATAATCACCCATCAGGAAATACAACTCCATCATCAAAAGATATAGAAATAACAAAAATGATGAAAGATTTCTTTAAGATGGTAGATGTAAGTATTTTAGACCATATAATAATATCAAAAGATTCTTATTTTAGTTTTTTAGAAGAGGGATACATATAGATTAGGGGGATACATGAATAATATTGAAAATTTAGAAAATAAAGATATAGAAATAAAAGAATTTGTAGAAGAAAAAGAGGAATTGGTAGAAATAATAGAAGAAAATACAGAGAATACAGAAGAAGTAGTTGAAGAAGAAAAATTTTATACAGTTGTAGGTGTAATTTTTGAGATTACTAAAAAAAGGTATTATTTTGAAGTAGTAAATAAAGATGAAGTTTATAGAAAAGGAGATAAAGTATTAGTAGATACTGTAAGAGGGCAAGAAATAGGAGTGATATATAATACTCCTATGGTACTTTCTGAAAAATTATTAGTATTACCTTTAAAGCCTGTTTTAAAGAAAGCAAGTGAAGAAGAAATAAAAAAATATGAAGAATTAAGAAAAGAAGCTGAAAAAGCTCAAATAATTTGTAAAGAAAAAATAGCTATTCATAAATTACCAATGAAACTTATAAATACAGAATTTACTTTTGATAAGACAAAACTTATATTTTATTTTACAGCAGAAGGAAGAATTGACTTTAGAGATTTAGTAAAAGATTTAGCTACTATATTTAAACTTAGAATAGAATTACGTCAAATTGGTGTAAGAGATGAAGCTAGAATTTTAGGAGATATAGGCGTTTGTGGAAAAGAATTATGTTGTAGAACTTTTATAAATAAATTTAATTCAGTATCTATAAAGATGGCTAGAGACCAAGGGCTTGTAATAAATCCATCTAAAATATCAGGTGTTTGTGGAAGATTACTTTGCTGTATAAATTATGAATATCAACAATATGAAGAAGCTTTGAAATCTTTCCCAGCTGTAAATCAAATGGTTAAAACAGAAAAAGGTGAAGGAAAAGTAGCTAGTATAAGTCCACTTAATGGATTCTTATATGTAG from Fusobacterium perfoetens ATCC 29250 includes:
- the radC gene encoding RadC family protein, which codes for MEKKIQDGKEGHRKRLQERYLTKGYKSLADYEIVEFLLFLLIPRKDTKSIAKELIGKFNSLKGIFEANTKELKSIKGLGEVSITYLKFLGDMYRYYYEENILKERENNPISIKTKNQLINYLRIDIGISKIEEFKVLFLNSNNEVLGIETLFQGTIDKSAVYPRKILERVLYYNARSIVFSHNHPSGNTTPSSKDIEITKMMKDFFKMVDVSILDHIIISKDSYFSFLEEGYI
- a CDS encoding PSP1 domain-containing protein, which produces MIEENTENTEEVVEEEKFYTVVGVIFEITKKRYYFEVVNKDEVYRKGDKVLVDTVRGQEIGVIYNTPMVLSEKLLVLPLKPVLKKASEEEIKKYEELRKEAEKAQIICKEKIAIHKLPMKLINTEFTFDKTKLIFYFTAEGRIDFRDLVKDLATIFKLRIELRQIGVRDEARILGDIGVCGKELCCRTFINKFNSVSIKMARDQGLVINPSKISGVCGRLLCCINYEYQQYEEALKSFPAVNQMVKTEKGEGKVASISPLNGFLYVDLPNIGITKFDIEEVKFNRKEAKKLQNESPIVSEDGSNLELLEKE